In the genome of bacterium, the window GGTTCAGCCAATGGGCAACCGCATTATCGTCACCGAGTGCGCCGGAAACCCATAGGTGAGATGGTGGCCACCGCCCCCCTCAACGCGCCGTTCCCGCACGTCGACCGCCTTGGGGTGCTCAAACGAGTTCACGGCTCTGGGGTCCTCGCCGTTCACTTCGTACACAAGGACCGGTGTGCCGATCGCTCCGTTCTCCACCTGGATTGTCGTGGCGATGGCGCGGCCGCGGTCGCGGTTCACAACCGCCAGGCTGACCTCGCGTCCCTCGACGTCGCAGGTCGCCGTCGCGTCCAGCAACGCAAACGGGCCTAGGTCCGCGACCCGGTGAGGACGAACCGACTCGTCCTCTTCCCCGGGGGCGAATGTGTAGGCATCACACTCGACGTGGACGTCGAGGGCGATGTCGCGGGTGTGCTCGGCATACAGGCGGAACGGATGATAGATCGACTGCAAAAACAGCCCACGGGGGGTGGTCATGATCGGGGCGATGACGTTGACCAGCTGCGCCACGTTGGCCATACGCACGCTGCGGCAGTGTCGAATGAAAATGTTGAGAAACGTCGCCACCGCCAGGGCGTCCGAGAGATCGTAGCGCTCCTCGAGGCCCGACCGGCGCGCCTCGGGGCTCCGCTCCCGGTACCAGACGTTCCATTCGTCATAGGCGATGTAGATCGGATGGTCAATGCGCTTCTCATAGCGGACGCGTTCGATCATCGCTTCGCAGATGCGGAGGGCGCGGTCGGCCTGGTGCGGATGGAACACGTTCGTGTAATAGTGATCGCTTCCCGTATAAATATGAATCGAGTGGTAGTCCACGATGTCGGCAAGCCCTTCCACCACGATGCGATCCCAATCGTTCCACCCCTGCTGTCCGCAGCTCACCAGCTGGATGCTTGGGTCGGTCCACTTCATCATCGCGGCGAACTGCCGGGCTTTCTTGACATAGTCCTCGGCGCTGAGCGAGCCGATCTGCCACTTCCCATACATTTCGTTGCCCAGCCCCCAATACTTCACGGCGAACGGCTCCGCGTGCCCGTGCTTTCGGCGCAGATTGGCCCAATGCGTGTTGCCGGTGCCGTTGCAGTACTCCACCCAGGCCTGCGCCTCATCCATCGTCCCCGAGCCCATGTTGACCACGATGAACGGGTCGGTCCCGAGGGACCGGCAATACTCGATGAACTCGTCGGTGCCGAATCGGTTTGGTTCCTCCCCGCCCCAGGCGAGTTCGATCCGGCGGGGCCGCCGCTCCACGGGGCCCACGCCATCGACCCAGTGGTACCCACTGACGAAATTCCCGCCCGGCCAGCGCAGCACCGGCATCCGGAACGGACGCAGGACCTCAAGTACATCCCGGCGGAACCCGTGGGCATCGCTGAGGGGGGAGCCCTCTTCGAAGATCCCACCGTAGATGCACCGCCCCAGATGCTCGATAAAACCGCCGAAGATGCCGCGGTCGACGGTCCCGATTTTCCGGTGTGGATCCAGCGTGATCCTCGCCACGTACGC includes:
- a CDS encoding alpha-L-arabinofuranosidase C-terminal domain-containing protein, whose product is MARITLDPHRKIGTVDRGIFGGFIEHLGRCIYGGIFEEGSPLSDAHGFRRDVLEVLRPFRMPVLRWPGGNFVSGYHWVDGVGPVERRPRRIELAWGGEEPNRFGTDEFIEYCRSLGTDPFIVVNMGSGTMDEAQAWVEYCNGTGNTHWANLRRKHGHAEPFAVKYWGLGNEMYGKWQIGSLSAEDYVKKARQFAAMMKWTDPSIQLVSCGQQGWNDWDRIVVEGLADIVDYHSIHIYTGSDHYYTNVFHPHQADRALRICEAMIERVRYEKRIDHPIYIAYDEWNVWYRERSPEARRSGLEERYDLSDALAVATFLNIFIRHCRSVRMANVAQLVNVIAPIMTTPRGLFLQSIYHPFRLYAEHTRDIALDVHVECDAYTFAPGEEDESVRPHRVADLGPFALLDATATCDVEGREVSLAVVNRDRGRAIATTIQVENGAIGTPVLVYEVNGEDPRAVNSFEHPKAVDVRERRVEGGGGHHLTYGFPAHSVTIMRLPIG